From one Pecten maximus chromosome 8, xPecMax1.1, whole genome shotgun sequence genomic stretch:
- the LOC117333354 gene encoding ras-like protein family member 10B — MTTSHLNIDSDQQKIKLAVLGAPGVGKTSIVKQFVCNHFEEDYEPTDRKHVYLPSVIINDHLYELKIIDCPYIPYFPVNSLYEFTDFRGYGLRNATAYILVYDVTSEDSFQYIKSLRDQILESRNMHDVPLFVVGNKHDLSDERGKFRREVANIVKKQWKCGYVECSAKFNWHIVLLFKELMKAVDFIDYGHKPTAVRVQDALRRNRCVIL, encoded by the coding sequence ATGACGACCTCTCATTTGAACATCGACTCGGACCAGCAGAAGATAAAACTCGCTGTGTTGGGAGCGCCGGGTGTCGGGAAGACTTCAATCGTCAAACAGTTCGTGTGCAACCATTTCGAGGAGGATTACGAGCCAACGGACCGGAAACACGTTTATCTGCCCTCTGTCATCATCAACGATCACCTATATGAACTTAAAATTATAGACTGTCCTTACATTCCATACTTCCCGGTGAATTCTTTGTATGAATTCACGGACTTCCGAGGGTATGGATTACGAAACGCTACGGCCTATATTTTAGTGTATGATGTCACTTCCGAAGATAGTTTCCAGTATATCAAATCACTACGCGACCAGATATTAGAAAGTCGCAATATGCATGACGTTCCACTTTTTGTTGTTGGAAATAAACACGATTTGTCGGATGAACGCGGGAAATTTCGACGGGAAGTCGCAAATATAGTGAAAAAGCAATGGAAATGTGGATACGTGGAATGTTCAGCAAAATTCAACTGGCATATCGTGTTGCTTTTCAAGGAACTCATGAAAGCTGTGGACTTCATCGATTACGGCCATAAACCAACGGCAGTCAGAGTGCAGGACGCTTTACGACGAAACAGATGCGTTATTTTATGA